DNA sequence from the Sulfurimonas sediminis genome:
AGAGAAAGGGGCTTGAAAAAAAATTTGGTAAAAACTTCAACACATCTCATCTTTCAAGTGTCAGGACTATCGTCGCCTGTAATGGTAAGTTCGGTAACATGATTATAAATGCTGATCCAACAATGATGGCATTCTGTCCTATTAGAATAACACTTATAGAAAAAGATGGAAAAACCACTGTTTTGTATGTAAGACCAACAAGTGCGCCAAAAGATTCTAAAGCATACCCAATATTAAAAAAACTTGAGAAAAAAGTAATCAAAGCAATTGAGGATGCTAATGATTTTGAAAATAAAAGTTAATTAAAGTGGGTGTTAACATTAAATTAACACCCGTCTTGTAATATATGCTAAATTTATAAATGTGAGCATATAAAATATGAAAAAAATAAGTATACTTATGATCGAAGATGATCTTGTGTTAGCTGAGCTAATTTCTGACTATCTTCGCAATGCAGATATGGACATTCTTATACAAGGTGACCCAACTACAATACTCTCTTTGCTAAAAAATAAAAAATTTGACATCATTATATTGGACTTAACCCTTCCAAAGATGGATGGTTTATTTTTATGTGAACAAATTTCCACCTTATACAAAACACCTATTATTATTTCATCCGCACGGGGAGGTGTGAGTGACAAAGTACTTGGCTTGGAAAAAGGAGCTGATGATTACATTGCAAAACCATATGATCCACGAGAACTAGTCGCAAGAATTCATGCACACTTAAGACAAAAAAAAAGCAATGTTATTGTAGGACAAAAAATTCAATTTGGAGAGTTCAGTGTTGATAAAGCACGGATGCTTATATTTCAAAATGAAAATGAACTATCTTTAACTATAGCTGAATACGGTATTCTACTTCTATTTTTAGAAGAAAGAGGTCGAGTCCTTTCTCGTGGCACCATTCTTGACAGTGTTGATGGCATGAGTTGGGAAAGCGATGAAAGAAGTATTGATGTCATTATTAGCCGGCTACGATGCAAACTTGGTGATACTCCAAGAAATTCAAAGTATATAGAATCTATTCGTGGCATAGGATACAGGATGAAAGAATGAACAGACATTCTATATTATTTAAAATAATAATTTTTTTTATTGTCGCACTTGTAGCTACAACAGCTTTATTTAAAGTAATGTATACTCATGAATTTACTTCGGCAAAAGCAAATTTAAGAACACATTATCATCATGTCGCTATGTCTATTATGCGATGGAAGTTCGCAGGCGGAAGTAAAAATCAACTTCTTAAAGATTTAAAAACTATGAATATAGAAATAGTAAAGGACGCATCTCTTAAAAAATCAATATTACAAACAAAAAGTATAGACAGAGTTTCTTGTGCGAGAGGGCATTTTGACCTTTATGAACTTGGTGATTATCGTTATATTGTAACACCAAAAGCAACAGGAAGTATTATACTGAAAGATTTAAAAACAGAATTTATTAATGTTAATTATGTATGGGTTCTTTATGGATTCTTTATCGTTATCTTATGTATTTTATTTATTTCTATTGCAATTAGTATTTATCCTTTAAAACAGCTTCAAAGAAAAATAAAAAAGTTTGGTGAAGGAAATAATGAAATAGATTTTTCCACAACAAGAAAAGATGAAATTGCTGATGTAGCAAATGAATTTGACCACACATTAAAAAAAATACAAAATATGATTGATGCACGTGTT
Encoded proteins:
- a CDS encoding ArsS family sensor histidine kinase, giving the protein MNRHSILFKIIIFFIVALVATTALFKVMYTHEFTSAKANLRTHYHHVAMSIMRWKFAGGSKNQLLKDLKTMNIEIVKDASLKKSILQTKSIDRVSCARGHFDLYELGDYRYIVTPKATGSIILKDLKTEFINVNYVWVLYGFFIVILCILFISIAISIYPLKQLQRKIKKFGEGNNEIDFSTTRKDEIADVANEFDHTLKKIQNMIDARVIFLRNVTHELKTPITKGQLSLEFLEDSRTKTILSNVFVRLTILVQEFLHIENVTACDCVINKKSYHIADILNNACDLLFLEPDSITHNLDNEMIEVDFNLASIVFKNLIDNGIKYADDAAIFLYYENNTLAFCSRGEKMDKPLEHYTKAFTKESIKNINHSFGSPQSSKNSILIFER
- a CDS encoding response regulator transcription factor, with the translated sequence MKKISILMIEDDLVLAELISDYLRNADMDILIQGDPTTILSLLKNKKFDIIILDLTLPKMDGLFLCEQISTLYKTPIIISSARGGVSDKVLGLEKGADDYIAKPYDPRELVARIHAHLRQKKSNVIVGQKIQFGEFSVDKARMLIFQNENELSLTIAEYGILLLFLEERGRVLSRGTILDSVDGMSWESDERSIDVIISRLRCKLGDTPRNSKYIESIRGIGYRMKE
- a CDS encoding DUF302 domain-containing protein: MKKILILCLLSLSLWSTALTNVYSVTYKGSIDTIEENILEHFKEVKLVVPWKLDILNEFKRKGLEKKFGKNFNTSHLSSVRTIVACNGKFGNMIINADPTMMAFCPIRITLIEKDGKTTVLYVRPTSAPKDSKAYPILKKLEKKVIKAIEDANDFENKS